In one Vulgatibacter incomptus genomic region, the following are encoded:
- a CDS encoding phospholipase D-like domain-containing protein, translating into MESPSEVYAQRAVGTHRLALLRDGEQTYAAMLDAIAKARSTICLSTYILRSDRTGERFAEALIERARDGVEVNLLYDAWGSSVSSDYLRRLREGGVRVVAFRPFRLKSRLASTVGGYLRRDHRKILVVDKEVGFTGGVNIADDYAPLKDGGGGWRDTHLRLEGPAAYELLAFFLYVWMREGGAHLDPTRYRHEGRRPDPKVKILGNGLRRELKLLRKAYLEAFKSAEDRIRITNAYFVPTPRILRALKNAARRGVRVDLIVAGTTDVPAIRFASQGFYGGLLRAGVRIYEWHGRVLHAKTAVIDGRWSTVGSMNLDTLSIRMNLEANAIVEDEAFACDLERMFAEDLESCGEVVLRDLRVRPLLNQIVSWIVWRLRRWL; encoded by the coding sequence ATGGAAAGCCCGTCCGAGGTCTACGCCCAGCGAGCGGTCGGGACGCACCGCCTGGCCCTCCTGAGGGACGGGGAGCAGACCTACGCGGCGATGCTGGACGCCATCGCGAAGGCCCGATCGACGATCTGCCTCTCCACCTACATCCTCCGCTCCGACCGAACCGGCGAGCGCTTCGCCGAGGCGCTGATCGAGCGGGCCCGGGACGGCGTGGAGGTGAACCTCCTCTACGACGCGTGGGGATCGTCCGTGTCGTCGGACTATCTCCGCCGGCTGCGCGAGGGAGGCGTGCGGGTGGTGGCCTTCCGGCCCTTCCGGCTCAAGTCGAGGCTCGCGAGCACCGTTGGCGGCTATCTCCGAAGGGACCACCGGAAGATCCTCGTGGTCGACAAGGAGGTGGGCTTCACCGGCGGGGTCAACATCGCGGACGACTACGCCCCGCTGAAGGACGGCGGGGGCGGTTGGCGCGACACCCACCTCCGCCTCGAGGGGCCGGCGGCCTACGAGCTCCTGGCCTTCTTCCTGTACGTCTGGATGAGGGAGGGCGGGGCGCACCTCGACCCGACGCGGTACCGGCACGAGGGGCGGCGCCCCGACCCCAAGGTGAAGATCCTCGGCAACGGCCTTCGGCGCGAGCTCAAGTTGCTGCGCAAAGCCTACCTCGAAGCCTTCAAGAGCGCCGAGGACCGCATCCGGATCACGAACGCCTACTTCGTGCCCACGCCCCGGATCCTCCGTGCCCTGAAGAACGCCGCTCGGCGCGGGGTCCGGGTGGACTTGATCGTCGCCGGAACCACCGACGTGCCCGCGATCCGATTCGCCAGCCAGGGCTTCTACGGCGGGCTGCTGCGGGCCGGCGTGCGGATCTACGAGTGGCACGGCCGGGTGCTCCACGCCAAGACCGCCGTGATCGACGGGCGTTGGAGCACCGTGGGCTCGATGAACCTCGACACCCTCTCCATCCGCATGAACCTCGAGGCCAACGCCATCGTCGAGGACGAGGCCTTTGCCTGCGACCTCGAGCGGATGTTCGCGGAGGATCTCGAGAGCTGCGGCGAGGTCGTCCTCCGCGACCTGAGGGTGCGGCCCTTGCTGAACCAGATCGTCTCGTGGATCGTGTGGCGCCTGCGGCGCTGGCTCTGA
- the lepA gene encoding translation elongation factor 4, with product MPADNAHIRNFSIIAHIDHGKSTLADRLLERTGTISQREKQEQLLDSMDLERERGITIKATAVRMDYKAKDGKDYVLNLIDTPGHVDFQYEVSRSLAACEGALLVVDATQGVEAQTLANVYLALEHDHEIVPVINKVDLPSADVEGVREEIEEVIGLDASQAVPASAKEGIGIDEILEALVARIPPPKGSSASPLKALIFDSWYDSYRGVVMLIRILEGTLSPKQQIQLWSNNRKFEVQSVGHFKPKAVPADRLIPGEVGFVIANIKDVHDAKVGDTITDAVTPTDSPFPGFKEIKPMVFSGIFPVESHEYENLRDALEKLKLNDAAFTFEPEVSQALGFGFRCGYLGLLHMEIVQERLEREYGLDLITTAPSVVYRVHTTDGEVLRVDNPARLPAQQKIDHMEEPLLRCNVHVPNDYVGAILKLCEDRRGTQVDLKYLGPKRVQITYDLPMAEVVYDFFDKMKSATKGYASLDYELHGYQVSPLVKLDILVNGEPVDALSIIVHRERAYQRGKDVCAKLREVIPRQMYEVAIQSAIGGKIISRETVKAMRKNVLAKCYGGDISRKRKLLEKQKEGKKRMKQVGTVEIPQEAFLAVLKSED from the coding sequence ATGCCCGCAGACAACGCCCACATCCGAAACTTCTCGATCATCGCCCACATCGATCACGGCAAGTCGACGCTGGCCGATCGCCTGCTCGAGCGCACCGGCACCATCAGCCAGCGCGAAAAGCAGGAGCAGCTCCTCGACTCGATGGATCTCGAGCGGGAGCGCGGGATCACGATCAAGGCCACCGCCGTCCGCATGGACTACAAGGCCAAGGACGGGAAGGACTACGTCCTCAACCTGATCGACACCCCGGGCCATGTCGACTTCCAGTACGAGGTGAGCCGCTCCCTCGCCGCTTGCGAAGGTGCGCTCCTCGTGGTCGACGCCACCCAGGGCGTCGAGGCCCAGACCCTCGCCAACGTCTACCTGGCCCTCGAGCACGATCACGAGATCGTCCCGGTGATCAACAAGGTCGACCTGCCTTCCGCCGACGTGGAAGGGGTGCGCGAGGAGATCGAGGAGGTGATCGGCCTCGACGCCTCCCAGGCCGTGCCCGCCTCCGCCAAGGAGGGGATCGGCATCGACGAGATCCTCGAGGCCCTGGTCGCGCGGATCCCGCCGCCGAAGGGCAGCTCCGCTTCGCCGCTGAAGGCGCTGATCTTCGACTCCTGGTACGACAGCTACCGCGGTGTGGTGATGCTGATCCGGATCCTCGAGGGGACGCTCTCGCCCAAGCAGCAGATCCAGCTCTGGAGCAACAATCGCAAGTTCGAGGTGCAGAGCGTCGGGCACTTCAAGCCCAAGGCCGTCCCCGCCGATCGCCTGATCCCGGGCGAGGTGGGCTTCGTCATCGCGAACATCAAGGACGTGCACGACGCCAAGGTCGGCGACACGATCACCGACGCGGTCACGCCCACCGACTCGCCGTTCCCGGGCTTCAAGGAGATCAAGCCGATGGTCTTCTCGGGGATCTTCCCCGTGGAGTCCCACGAGTACGAGAACCTCCGCGACGCCCTGGAGAAGCTGAAGCTCAACGACGCCGCGTTCACCTTCGAGCCCGAGGTCTCGCAGGCGCTCGGCTTCGGCTTCCGCTGCGGCTACCTCGGCCTCCTCCACATGGAGATCGTCCAGGAGCGGCTCGAGCGCGAGTACGGCCTCGACCTGATCACCACCGCACCCTCGGTGGTCTACCGGGTCCACACCACCGACGGCGAGGTGCTCAGGGTCGACAACCCGGCCCGCCTGCCGGCCCAGCAGAAGATCGACCACATGGAGGAGCCGCTCCTCCGCTGCAACGTCCACGTCCCCAACGATTACGTGGGCGCGATCCTCAAGCTCTGCGAGGATCGGCGCGGCACCCAGGTCGACCTCAAGTACCTTGGGCCCAAGCGCGTGCAGATCACCTACGACCTCCCCATGGCCGAGGTGGTCTACGACTTCTTCGACAAGATGAAGTCCGCCACCAAGGGCTACGCCTCCCTGGACTACGAGCTCCACGGCTACCAGGTCTCGCCGCTGGTGAAGCTCGACATCCTGGTGAACGGGGAGCCGGTCGACGCCCTGAGCATCATCGTCCACCGCGAGCGGGCCTATCAGCGGGGCAAGGACGTCTGCGCGAAGCTGCGGGAGGTGATCCCGAGGCAGATGTACGAGGTGGCCATCCAGTCCGCGATCGGCGGGAAGATCATCTCGCGCGAGACGGTAAAGGCCATGCGCAAGAACGTGCTCGCGAAGTGCTACGGTGGCGACATCAGCCGAAAGCGCAAGCTCCTCGAGAAGCAGAAGGAGGGGAAGAAGCGCATGAAGCAGGTCGGCACGGTCGAGATCCCGCAGGAAGCCTTCCTCGCGGTGCTGAAGTCGGAGGACTAG
- a CDS encoding SPOR domain-containing protein: protein MRDENRIREKIELTLDTRQVVSIVLGSAVVLGIVFYLGVTVGKDLSVGRAPPPTDPLERLDQQALVIDEKITFPEALTDEVVAEADSPSAPEKRASPEKAEPARAAPKADEAPRAPDREGIAEGAAPKEAPIPAVASAAQASAASKEPSATPPPKPAPAAPAPKGSAAVASSTSAPKPPPAAEAGAGKEAYTVQVAAFPSRQEADALVGQLRRKGFAPTVVKAEVPGKGTFYRVRVGRFRTREEASRYLEDLRREARLDGFVTPTEG, encoded by the coding sequence ATGAGGGACGAGAACCGGATCCGCGAGAAGATCGAGCTGACCCTCGACACAAGGCAGGTGGTGTCGATCGTCCTCGGCTCCGCGGTGGTCCTCGGGATCGTCTTCTACCTGGGCGTCACGGTCGGGAAGGATCTCTCGGTGGGGAGGGCGCCGCCGCCGACGGATCCGCTCGAGAGGCTCGATCAGCAGGCGCTCGTGATCGACGAGAAGATCACCTTCCCCGAGGCGCTCACGGACGAGGTCGTCGCCGAGGCGGACTCGCCGTCTGCGCCCGAGAAGCGGGCGTCGCCGGAGAAGGCCGAGCCCGCCCGGGCCGCGCCCAAGGCCGACGAGGCCCCGCGCGCTCCGGACCGGGAGGGGATCGCAGAAGGGGCCGCCCCGAAGGAGGCCCCGATCCCTGCCGTCGCTTCGGCCGCCCAGGCCTCCGCGGCGTCGAAGGAACCCTCTGCGACACCGCCTCCGAAGCCCGCACCCGCGGCGCCCGCTCCCAAGGGCTCCGCTGCCGTCGCCTCTTCGACATCCGCCCCGAAGCCCCCGCCCGCGGCAGAGGCCGGAGCCGGGAAGGAGGCCTATACTGTCCAGGTCGCCGCGTTCCCGAGCCGGCAGGAGGCGGACGCTCTCGTTGGCCAGCTCCGGCGAAAGGGGTTCGCGCCGACGGTGGTCAAAGCCGAAGTCCCGGGGAAGGGGACCTTCTACCGGGTGCGGGTGGGGCGGTTCCGTACCCGTGAGGAGGCCTCGCGCTACCTCGAGGATCTGCGGCGGGAGGCGCGGCTCGACGGGTTCGTGACGCCGACGGAGGGGTAG
- a CDS encoding aspartate carbamoyltransferase catalytic subunit, with protein sequence MTLARKHLLGIEPLERAEIEEILGLAVSMKELLRQDLKKSPALRGKTVINCFFESSTRTRSSFEIAAKILSADAVNWSSSGSSVSKGESLIDTAKNLEAMRPDILVIRHAASGAPHLVASRVGCAVVNAGDGAHEHPSQALLDAFTLRERWGSLEGRTVAIVGDIRHSRVARSNIYCLRKLGARVRLCGPPTMIPIGIEALGCDTTFDLREAVTGADAVMMLRIQNERIAGSLFPSTREYSKLYGLSQAKTSWLKDDALILHPGPINRGVELEPEVADGERSVILDQVENGVAVRMAILQLLAGGVA encoded by the coding sequence ATGACCCTCGCGCGCAAGCACCTGCTCGGTATCGAGCCTTTGGAAAGGGCCGAGATCGAGGAGATCTTAGGCCTCGCCGTCTCGATGAAGGAGCTGCTCCGGCAGGACTTGAAAAAGTCCCCGGCCCTTCGCGGAAAGACGGTCATCAACTGTTTCTTCGAGAGCTCGACCCGGACTCGTTCCAGCTTCGAGATCGCGGCGAAGATCCTCTCCGCCGACGCGGTGAACTGGTCCTCGTCGGGGTCGTCCGTGAGCAAGGGCGAGAGCCTGATCGACACGGCGAAGAACCTCGAGGCCATGCGGCCCGACATCCTCGTGATCCGTCACGCGGCGTCGGGGGCGCCCCACCTCGTGGCCTCCCGCGTCGGCTGCGCCGTGGTGAACGCCGGGGATGGCGCCCACGAGCACCCATCCCAGGCGCTCCTGGACGCGTTCACGCTCCGTGAGCGCTGGGGATCCCTCGAGGGCCGGACCGTGGCGATCGTCGGCGACATCCGGCACAGCCGCGTCGCCCGCTCGAACATCTACTGCCTCCGCAAGCTCGGGGCGCGGGTGCGCCTCTGCGGCCCGCCGACCATGATCCCCATCGGGATCGAAGCGCTCGGCTGCGACACGACCTTCGACCTCCGCGAGGCCGTGACCGGCGCCGACGCCGTGATGATGCTCCGGATCCAGAACGAGCGGATCGCCGGGAGCCTCTTCCCGTCGACCCGCGAGTACTCGAAGCTCTACGGCCTCTCCCAGGCCAAGACGTCGTGGCTGAAGGACGACGCGCTGATCCTCCACCCCGGGCCGATCAACCGCGGCGTCGAGCTCGAGCCCGAGGTCGCCGACGGGGAGCGGAGCGTGATCCTCGATCAGGTGGAAAACGGTGTCGCGGTGCGAATGGCGATCCTCCAGCTCCTAGCCGGCGGGGTGGCGTGA
- the lepB gene encoding signal peptidase I — protein sequence MSITKNEALAAATTAVGGAKPKKARKEQKGFFGLVRSVGPALAVALGIRAFLFEPFSIPSGSMLPTLQIGDYVVVSKFAYGVRIPFTNRMLFQAATPMRGDVIVFERPTVEPETLIKRVIGLPGETIAIVDGVLQVNGEAQPRDLLEKGYGFDDYDEHRRQWRGSSADLYVERLAEPDGSHRHFVMEQIRGLPSQGPWRVPEGHVLVLGDNRDNSADSRVFGFVPLGNIRGRADVVGFSWGKDGLRTDRIMRSLDAKVPEGA from the coding sequence GTGTCCATCACCAAGAACGAAGCCCTCGCCGCCGCGACGACCGCGGTCGGCGGGGCGAAGCCGAAGAAGGCGCGCAAGGAGCAGAAGGGCTTCTTCGGCCTCGTCCGCTCGGTGGGGCCCGCCCTCGCCGTTGCCCTGGGCATCCGCGCCTTTCTCTTCGAGCCCTTCTCGATCCCGTCCGGCTCGATGCTCCCCACGCTGCAGATCGGCGACTACGTCGTGGTCTCGAAGTTCGCGTACGGCGTGCGGATCCCGTTCACGAACCGGATGCTCTTCCAGGCGGCGACGCCGATGCGGGGAGACGTCATCGTCTTCGAGCGCCCCACGGTGGAGCCCGAGACCCTGATCAAGCGCGTGATCGGCCTCCCCGGCGAGACGATCGCCATCGTCGACGGCGTGCTCCAGGTTAACGGCGAGGCGCAGCCCCGCGACCTCCTCGAGAAGGGCTACGGCTTCGACGACTACGACGAGCACCGCAGGCAGTGGCGGGGTTCCTCCGCGGATCTCTACGTGGAGCGGCTCGCCGAGCCCGACGGGAGCCATCGGCACTTCGTGATGGAGCAGATCCGCGGGCTGCCATCCCAGGGGCCCTGGCGGGTCCCCGAGGGCCACGTCCTCGTCCTCGGAGACAACCGCGACAACTCGGCGGACTCCCGCGTCTTCGGCTTCGTGCCCCTGGGCAACATCCGGGGCCGCGCGGACGTGGTGGGCTTCTCCTGGGGCAAGGACGGCCTCCGCACCGACCGCATCATGCGGAGCCTCGACGCCAAGGTCCCAGAGGGCGCTTGA
- a CDS encoding ribbon-helix-helix domain-containing protein: MARKKISTTIYITAEQDAKLKALNRVTKVPVAEYIRQGIDKILDEHKSQIPGQQLDMFGRND, encoded by the coding sequence ATGGCACGCAAGAAGATCAGCACGACCATCTACATCACGGCCGAGCAGGACGCGAAGCTGAAGGCGCTGAATCGCGTGACGAAGGTCCCGGTGGCCGAGTACATCCGCCAGGGGATCGACAAGATCCTCGACGAGCACAAGTCGCAGATCCCGGGCCAGCAGCTCGATATGTTCGGTCGGAACGACTGA
- a CDS encoding cupin domain-containing protein, whose amino-acid sequence MGITRVEKPWGYEVWWAQTDKYVGKLLHVRAGQRLSLQYHVKKDETIHVQRGSIILVVDEGAGPVERKMAPGESYRIAPGTVHRIVALEDSDVLEASTPEVDDVVRLEDVYGRTGSTP is encoded by the coding sequence ATGGGGATCACGCGAGTGGAGAAGCCCTGGGGCTACGAAGTGTGGTGGGCCCAGACCGACAAGTACGTGGGAAAGCTGCTCCACGTGAGAGCCGGTCAGCGGCTCTCCCTCCAGTATCACGTGAAGAAGGACGAGACGATCCACGTGCAGCGCGGCTCCATCATCCTCGTGGTCGACGAGGGAGCCGGGCCCGTGGAGCGCAAGATGGCTCCAGGGGAGAGCTATCGGATCGCCCCCGGGACCGTCCATCGCATCGTCGCCCTCGAGGACAGCGACGTCCTCGAGGCCTCGACCCCCGAGGTAGACGACGTGGTCCGCCTCGAGGACGTGTACGGCCGCACCGGCTCGACGCCGTAG
- a CDS encoding dihydroorotase produces the protein MSQSELFLVNGRLLDPATGVDGVRTVHVVDGRIRSISADLPSNTQGVKVIDCAGKLVLPGFIDLHAHLREPGEEYKETILTGARSAVAGGFTAVVAMPNTRPPIDNAHLVRFVLDRAAEAGLARVYPSGAISKGQEGKDLAEIGDMVQAGAVCITDDGRPVMDPALMRRALEYAKTFDLPVMVHEEDLHLAAGGCMNEGAVSTRLGLRGSPNVAEDAMVLRDIELCALTGGRLHIAHLSTAGSVRAVRDAKRRGLRVTAEATPHHFTLTDEAVGTYDTRAKMCPPLRTQADVDAVLVGLADGTIDAIATDHAPHSAVEKDVEFERAANGIVGLETALPLTLALVRSGAISLMRAVELLSLGPAKAFGLPGGRVAEGEVADLAIVDPEAEWRVDPARFESKGRYTPFEGWTLRGRVDLTLVGGAIVYESKESGR, from the coding sequence ATGAGCCAGTCCGAGCTCTTCCTCGTGAACGGCCGGCTCCTCGATCCGGCCACCGGCGTCGATGGCGTGCGCACCGTGCACGTCGTCGACGGGCGGATCCGCTCGATCTCGGCCGATCTCCCGTCGAATACCCAGGGTGTCAAGGTCATCGACTGCGCCGGGAAGCTCGTGCTCCCGGGGTTCATCGATCTCCACGCCCACCTGCGCGAGCCGGGCGAGGAGTACAAGGAGACGATCCTCACCGGCGCCCGGTCGGCCGTCGCCGGCGGCTTCACCGCCGTCGTGGCGATGCCGAACACCCGGCCGCCGATCGACAACGCGCACCTCGTCCGCTTCGTCCTCGACCGCGCCGCCGAGGCCGGCCTCGCCAGGGTCTATCCCAGCGGCGCCATCTCCAAGGGCCAGGAGGGCAAGGACCTCGCGGAGATCGGCGACATGGTCCAGGCCGGCGCCGTGTGCATCACGGACGACGGCAGGCCCGTGATGGATCCGGCGCTGATGCGCCGCGCCCTCGAGTACGCCAAGACCTTCGACCTGCCCGTGATGGTCCACGAAGAGGATCTCCACCTCGCCGCCGGCGGCTGCATGAACGAGGGCGCGGTCTCGACCCGCCTCGGGCTCCGCGGCTCGCCGAACGTGGCCGAGGACGCGATGGTCCTCCGCGACATCGAGCTCTGCGCCCTCACGGGCGGCAGGCTGCACATCGCCCACCTATCTACCGCCGGCTCGGTCCGGGCGGTGCGCGACGCCAAGCGCCGAGGCCTTCGGGTCACCGCCGAGGCTACGCCGCACCACTTCACCCTCACCGACGAGGCGGTCGGCACCTACGACACCCGGGCCAAGATGTGCCCGCCGCTCCGCACGCAGGCCGACGTCGACGCCGTCCTCGTGGGCCTCGCCGACGGCACCATCGACGCCATCGCGACCGACCACGCGCCCCACTCGGCGGTGGAGAAGGACGTCGAGTTCGAGCGGGCCGCCAACGGGATCGTCGGCCTCGAGACCGCGCTGCCGCTCACCCTCGCCCTGGTTCGGAGCGGCGCGATCTCGCTGATGCGCGCCGTCGAGCTCCTGAGCCTCGGCCCGGCGAAGGCCTTCGGCCTGCCGGGGGGCAGGGTGGCCGAGGGCGAGGTGGCGGATCTGGCCATCGTCGATCCCGAGGCGGAATGGCGGGTCGACCCGGCCCGCTTCGAGAGCAAGGGCCGTTACACGCCCTTCGAAGGTTGGACGCTCCGCGGGAGGGTGGACCTCACCCTGGTCGGCGGCGCGATCGTGTACGAGAGCAAGGAGAGCGGCAGGTGA
- a CDS encoding SDR family NAD(P)-dependent oxidoreductase — MKKVLVTGGAGFIGSHVADELIAAGHEVTVLDNLSSGKREQVPARARFVEADIRSREAADLIRAERFDALVHQAAQIDVRRSVSEPGYDAEVNLIGMLNLLQAAAEAGVGRVLFASSGGACYGEQEVYPAPETHPSRPVSPYGVSKAAGELYLGYYAAEKKLSYCALRYSNVYGPRQDPLGEAGVVAIFAGRCLADRPCTIYGDGRQTRDYVYVGDVARANRLALESDYVGALNVGTGRETDVIELHRQIAAAAGFPQAPTFGEARPGEQRRSCIDPSLAKRVLGWEPEVTLEEGIARTAAFFRAQIAA, encoded by the coding sequence ATGAAAAAGGTTCTCGTTACGGGTGGCGCGGGCTTCATCGGAAGCCATGTCGCAGACGAGCTCATCGCAGCCGGCCACGAGGTCACGGTCCTCGACAACCTCTCGAGCGGCAAGCGGGAGCAGGTGCCCGCCCGGGCCCGCTTCGTCGAGGCCGACATCCGCTCGCGGGAGGCGGCCGACCTGATCCGGGCCGAGCGATTCGACGCCCTCGTCCACCAGGCCGCCCAGATCGACGTCCGCCGCTCGGTCTCCGAGCCCGGCTACGACGCCGAGGTGAACCTCATCGGGATGCTGAACCTCCTCCAGGCCGCCGCCGAGGCCGGGGTGGGGCGCGTCCTCTTCGCTTCGTCGGGAGGCGCCTGCTACGGCGAACAGGAGGTCTATCCGGCCCCCGAGACCCACCCGAGCCGTCCCGTCTCCCCCTACGGGGTTTCGAAGGCGGCGGGCGAGCTCTACCTGGGCTACTACGCCGCCGAGAAGAAGCTCTCCTACTGCGCCCTGCGTTACTCGAACGTGTACGGCCCGAGGCAGGATCCCCTCGGGGAAGCCGGCGTGGTGGCGATCTTCGCCGGCCGCTGCCTCGCCGATCGGCCCTGCACCATCTACGGGGACGGAAGGCAGACCCGCGACTACGTCTACGTGGGCGACGTGGCCCGCGCCAACCGGCTCGCCCTCGAGAGCGACTACGTGGGCGCCCTCAACGTGGGCACCGGGCGGGAGACCGACGTGATCGAGCTCCACCGCCAGATCGCCGCGGCGGCGGGGTTCCCGCAGGCCCCCACCTTCGGCGAGGCCCGCCCTGGTGAGCAGCGTCGGTCCTGCATCGACCCATCCCTGGCGAAGCGGGTCCTGGGCTGGGAGCCCGAGGTGACGCTGGAGGAGGGGATCGCGCGAACCGCGGCCTTCTTCCGCGCGCAAATCGCCGCCTGA
- the lepB gene encoding signal peptidase I, protein MSPDRKAKRHLAALLSETRSVARARRRRLGPHVVAELAAVQAEARMALESGDLGRIAMATASLEAAARVHGLADLRKSLTRSYFEVILLAAGLALAVRLVCVEVYRIPSGSMLPTLHPGDVVLVNKLAYGVRLPWGGPAWEGAGPRRGEVVVFRDPRAGERELIKRVAGVAGDEIEVNDETLFVNGEAQPRSLATDRFEYWNYRFDLKYWHPQSGELYLEELDGHRHATIHSRLLPRPRPKEGPFRVPEGHVFVLGDNRDDSEDGRTDGGWYVPLENVKGRAALVAISWGKEGLRLWGEEGLLIDRILRPVDGGMFRTADLAEAASRLGARLAPAERETAED, encoded by the coding sequence TTGAGCCCAGACCGGAAGGCGAAGCGGCACCTGGCCGCCCTCCTTTCGGAGACCCGCTCCGTCGCCCGGGCCCGGCGCCGCAGGCTCGGTCCCCACGTGGTGGCGGAGCTCGCCGCCGTCCAGGCCGAGGCCCGGATGGCGCTGGAGTCCGGCGACCTCGGCCGCATCGCCATGGCGACGGCGAGCCTCGAGGCCGCCGCTAGGGTCCACGGCCTCGCGGACCTCCGCAAGAGCCTGACCCGCTCCTACTTCGAGGTGATCCTCCTCGCGGCGGGCCTCGCGCTGGCCGTGAGGCTGGTGTGCGTCGAGGTCTACCGGATCCCCTCGGGGTCCATGCTCCCCACGCTCCATCCGGGCGACGTCGTCCTGGTGAACAAGCTCGCCTACGGCGTGCGGCTGCCCTGGGGCGGTCCCGCGTGGGAAGGCGCCGGACCGCGGAGGGGCGAGGTGGTCGTCTTCCGGGATCCGAGGGCGGGGGAGCGCGAGCTGATCAAGCGCGTGGCCGGCGTGGCGGGCGACGAGATCGAAGTGAACGACGAGACGCTCTTCGTGAATGGCGAGGCCCAGCCGAGGAGCCTCGCCACCGACCGCTTCGAGTATTGGAACTACCGCTTCGACCTGAAGTACTGGCACCCGCAGTCCGGCGAGCTCTACCTCGAGGAGCTCGATGGGCACCGGCACGCCACGATCCACTCGAGGCTTCTCCCCAGGCCTCGGCCGAAGGAGGGGCCCTTCCGGGTGCCCGAGGGCCACGTCTTCGTCCTGGGCGACAACCGCGACGACTCCGAGGACGGCCGCACCGACGGCGGCTGGTACGTCCCGCTGGAGAACGTGAAGGGCAGGGCGGCGCTGGTGGCGATCTCCTGGGGCAAGGAGGGCCTGCGCCTCTGGGGCGAGGAGGGGCTCTTGATCGACCGCATCCTCCGCCCCGTCGACGGCGGGATGTTCCGCACGGCCGACCTGGCCGAAGCGGCGTCGCGGCTCGGCGCCCGGCTGGCGCCGGCGGAGCGCGAGACGGCCGAGGACTGA